The Acidimicrobiales bacterium sequence GACCGCCATTCGTTCTCTTCAGAATGCAGGCATCGAGGTCACCGGCATCAAGGATGTCACCCCGATCCCGCACAACGGTTGCCGTCCCGTCAAGCGGCGGAGGGTCTAGCAAATGTCTCGTTACACCGGACCGAAGGCGCGCGTGTCGCGTCGCCTCGGCACCAACATCTGGGGCACGAAGGGCGAGACCATCGCCCTCGACAAGCGCCCCTACCCGCCCGGCGAGCACGGTCGGTCGCGCCGTCGTGGCTCCGTCAGCGAGTACCTGATGCAGCTCCAGGAGAAGCAGAAGGCCCGCTTCACCTACGGCCTCACCGAGCGCCAGTTCCGCAACCTCTTCGCCGAGGCCTCGCGTCGTCAGGGCGTGACCGGCGAGAACATGCTGCGCTATCTCGAGCTCCGGCTCGACAACGTGATCTATCGCGCCGGCTGGGGTGCCACCCGCCCGCAGTCGCGCCAGTTCGTCAACCATGGGCACGTCAACGTCAACGGTCGCCGGGTCACCATCCCGAGCTATCGCGTGCGCAAGGGCGACGTCATCGAGCTGCGCACGAAGGCTCGCGACTTCACCGTGGTCCAGTGGAACTCCGACGTTCTCGATCGCACGCCGCCGGCGTGGCTCGAGGTCGGCGAGAACTTCCAGGTGACCGTCCGTGAGCTCCCGATTCGTGAGCAGATCGACATTCCCGTCCGCGAACAGCTCATCGTCGAGCTGTACTCGAAGTAGCCGAGGTACACGATGCTCGTCATCCAGCGTCCCACCGTCGAAGCCATCGACGAGGCCGAAGGCAACCTTCAGCGGTTCGCCATCGGCCCACTCGAACCCGGCTTCGGCCACACGATCGGCAACTCGATCCGCCGCACCCTGCTCTCGTCGATCCCCGGCGCCGCAGTCACGCAGGTGCGATTCGACGACGCCCTCCACGAGTTCGACACCATCACCGGTGTCGCCGAGGACGTCACCGACATCATCCTCAACCTGAAGGACCTCGTGCTGACGGTCCACAGCGAGGAGCCCGTCACGCTGCGGCTCGACTCCCGCGGCCCCGCGGAGGTCACCGCCGCCGACATCCAGCCCCACCCCGACGTCGAGGTGCTGAACGGCGACCTGGTGCTGGCCAACGTCAACGGCAAGGGCCGTCTCGCCATCGACATCACGGTGCAGACCGGTCGGGGCTACGTGTCCGCCGACAAGAACAACACCTCCACCACCATCGGTGTGATCCCGGTCGATTCGATCTACTCGCCCGTTCGTCGGGTGGCCTTCGAGGTCGTGCCGACCCGCGTCGAGCAGTCGACCGACTTCGACCGTCTCGTCCTGGAGATCGAGACCGACGGTTCCATCACCCCGCGCGACGCCCTGGCCTCGGCCGGCGGCACCCTGCGGGCCCTCGTCCAGCTGGTCGAGGAGATGAGCGACGAGCCCCAGGGGCTCGAGCTCGGTGAAGCCGTCCAGGTCGCCACCGGCGGCCCGGACATGGATCTCCCCATCGAGGACCTCGAACTCTCCGAGCGTCCCCGCAACTGCCTCAAGCGCGCCCAGGTCAACACCGTGGGCGAGCTGCTGCTCAAGAGCGAAGACGATCTGCTGGCCATCACGAACTTCGGTCAGAAGAGCCTCGACGAGGTCATCGCCAAGCTCGACGAGCGGGGCCTGACCCTGCGCAACCGCGATTAAGGCGACACCGAGATGCCCGCACGTCCCCGCAAGAGCAAGCGCTTCGGCGGCAGCTCCGCGCACCAGAAGGCCATGATGGCCAACCTGGTCGCTTCGCTGATCGCCGCCGAAGGCATCACCACCACCGAGGCCAAGGCCAAGGCGGTCCGGCCGATCGCCGAGAAGATGATCACCAAGGCCAAGAAGGGTGGCGTTCACAACCACCGTGAGGTCGTGAAGTTCCTTCGCGATCGCGAGATGGCCAGCAAGCTGTTCGACGAGATCGGTCCCCGCTACGAGGATCGCCCCGGCGGCTACCTGCGCATCATCAAGCTCGACCCCCGGTCCGGCGACAACGCCCCCATGGCCCGCATCGAGTTCGTCTGACGTACTTTCTGGGGTCAGACCCCAATACGTTCTCAGAACGCTGAACGAACGCCCCGCCCGGGACACCGGCGGGGCGTTCGCCGTTCCGAGCCGACCGACCACCCGTAGGATCGCGCCGTGGCCACCCAGGAACCCCGTGTCCCGCCGCCCCCACCCGAGGGGATGGTCCGCGTCCGCATGTGGATCGCGTACGACGGCGCGGGGTTCTCGGGCTTCGCCAAACAGTCGGACGTCCGGACGGTCGAAGGCGTGCTCGAGGAGACCCTCGTTCGCGTGCTCCGCCATCCCGTGAAGCTGGCGTGCGCGGGCCGCACCGACCGCGGCGTGCACGCCCGACGGCAGATGATCACGTTCGACGCCGATGCCGAGCACTTCGACGGCGCGCGGCTCGGCCGGTCACTCAACCGCACGCTCGGCCCGGAGATGACGTTCCAGGACGTGGAGGCGACGGATCCCATTTTCGATGCCCGCCTTTCCTGCCGGGGTCGGACCTATCGCTACCTCGTTCACAACCATCCGGTGCCCGACCCGCTCACCCGCCACACGACCTGGCACGTACGCGAACCGCTCGATCTCGACGCGATGAACGAGGCGGCCGAGATGATCGTCGGCGGCCACGACTTCACGACGTTCTCCAAGAAGAACAAGTCCCGGCCGGACGAGTCGTTCTTCCGGCGTATGCAGTCAGCGCACTGGTTCGTCGACCGCGACCAGACCGTCTTCGAGGTGACCGCCAACGCCTTCACCCATTCGATGGTGCGCAGCCTCGCCGGCCTGATGGTCGAGATCGGTCGGGGCCGCCGCGACCCGAGCTTCATGGCGACCGCGTTGGAGGCGAAGGACCGGAGCTTCGTGCTCAGCCCGGCCCCGGGCCACGGCCTCGTGCTGTGGGATGCGCGCTACGACT is a genomic window containing:
- the rpsD gene encoding 30S ribosomal protein S4, which produces MSRYTGPKARVSRRLGTNIWGTKGETIALDKRPYPPGEHGRSRRRGSVSEYLMQLQEKQKARFTYGLTERQFRNLFAEASRRQGVTGENMLRYLELRLDNVIYRAGWGATRPQSRQFVNHGHVNVNGRRVTIPSYRVRKGDVIELRTKARDFTVVQWNSDVLDRTPPAWLEVGENFQVTVRELPIREQIDIPVREQLIVELYSK
- a CDS encoding DNA-directed RNA polymerase subunit alpha; the protein is MLVIQRPTVEAIDEAEGNLQRFAIGPLEPGFGHTIGNSIRRTLLSSIPGAAVTQVRFDDALHEFDTITGVAEDVTDIILNLKDLVLTVHSEEPVTLRLDSRGPAEVTAADIQPHPDVEVLNGDLVLANVNGKGRLAIDITVQTGRGYVSADKNNTSTTIGVIPVDSIYSPVRRVAFEVVPTRVEQSTDFDRLVLEIETDGSITPRDALASAGGTLRALVQLVEEMSDEPQGLELGEAVQVATGGPDMDLPIEDLELSERPRNCLKRAQVNTVGELLLKSEDDLLAITNFGQKSLDEVIAKLDERGLTLRNRD
- the rplQ gene encoding 50S ribosomal protein L17, with product MPARPRKSKRFGGSSAHQKAMMANLVASLIAAEGITTTEAKAKAVRPIAEKMITKAKKGGVHNHREVVKFLRDREMASKLFDEIGPRYEDRPGGYLRIIKLDPRSGDNAPMARIEFV
- the truA gene encoding tRNA pseudouridine(38-40) synthase TruA; this encodes MATQEPRVPPPPPEGMVRVRMWIAYDGAGFSGFAKQSDVRTVEGVLEETLVRVLRHPVKLACAGRTDRGVHARRQMITFDADAEHFDGARLGRSLNRTLGPEMTFQDVEATDPIFDARLSCRGRTYRYLVHNHPVPDPLTRHTTWHVREPLDLDAMNEAAEMIVGGHDFTTFSKKNKSRPDESFFRRMQSAHWFVDRDQTVFEVTANAFTHSMVRSLAGLMVEIGRGRRDPSFMATALEAKDRSFVLSPAPGHGLVLWDARYDFS